A single genomic interval of Nomascus leucogenys isolate Asia chromosome 3, Asia_NLE_v1, whole genome shotgun sequence harbors:
- the SERINC1 gene encoding serine incorporator 1 codes for MGSVLGLCSMASWIPCLCGSAPCLLCRCCPSGNNSTVTRLIYALFLLVGVCVACVMLIPGMEEQLNKIPGFCENEKGVVPCNILVGYKAVYRLCFGLAMFYLLLSLLMIKVKSSSDPRAAVHNGFWFFKFAAAIAIIIGAFFIPEGTFTTVWFYVGMAGAFCFILIQLVLLIDFAHSWNESWVEKMEEGNSRCWYAALLSATALNYLLSLVAIVLFFVYYTHPASCSENKAFISVNMLLCVGASVMSILPKIQESQPRSGLLQSSVITVYTMYLTWSAMTNEPETNCNPSLLSIIGYNTTSTVTKEGQSVQWWHAQGIIGLILFLLCVFYSSIRTSNNSQVNKLTLTSDESTLIEDGGARSDGSLEDGDDVHRAVDNERDGVTYSYSFFHFMLFLASLYIMMTLTNWYRYEPSREMKSQWTAVWVKISSSWIGIVLYVWTLVAPLVLTNRDFD; via the exons ATACCATGTTTGTGTGGAAGTGCCCCATGTTTGCTATGCCGATGCTGTCCTAGTGGAAACAACTCTACTGTAACTAGATTGATCTATGCACTTTTCTTGCTTGTTGGAGTATGTGTAGCTTGTGTAATGTTGATACCAGGAATGGAAGAACAACTGAATAAG attCCTGGATTTTGTGAGAATGAGAAAGGTGTTGTCCCTTGTAACATTTTGGTTGGCTATAAAGCTGTATATCGTTTGTGCTTTGGTTTGGCTATGTTCTATCTTCTTCTCTCTTTACTAATGATCAAAGTGAAGAGTAGCAGTGATCCTAGAGCTGCAGTGCACAATGG attttggtTCTTTAAATTTGCTGCAGCAATTGCAATTATTATTGGGGCATTCTTCATTCCAGAAGGAACTTTTACAACTG TGTGGTTTTATGTAGGCATGGCAGGTGCCTTTTGTTTCATCCTCATACAACTAGTCTTACTTATTGATTTTGCACATTCATGGAATGAATCGTGGGttgaaaaaatggaagaagggAACTCGAGATGTTGGTATGCAG CCTTGTTATCAGCTACAGCTCTGAATTATCTGCTGTCTTTAGTTGCTATCGTCTTGTTCTTTGTCTACTACACTCATCCAGCCAGTTGTTCAGAAAACAAGGCGTTCATCAGTGTCAACATGCTCCTCTGCGTTGGTGCTTCTGTAATGTCTATACTGCCAAAAATCCAA gaatcACAACCAAGATCTGGTTTGTTACAGTCTTCAGTAATTACAGTCTACACAATGTATTTGACATGGTCAGCTATGACCAATGAACCAg AAACAAATTGCAACCCAAGTCTACTAAGCATAATTGGCTACAATACAACAAGCACTGTCACAAAGGAAGGGCAATCAGTCCAGTGGTGGCATGCTCAAGGAATTATAGGACTAATCCTCTTtttgttgtgtgtattttattccAG CATCCGTACTTCAAACAATAGTCAGGTTAATAAACTGACTCTAACAAGTGATGAATCTACATTAATAGAAGATGGCGGAGCTAGAAGTGATGGATCACTGGAGGATGGTGACGATGTTCACCGAGCTGTAGATAATGAAAGGGATGGTGTCACTTACAGTTATTCCTTCTTTCACTTCATGCTTTTCCTGGCTTCACTTTATATCATGATGACCCTTACCAACTGGTACAG GTACGAACCCTCCCGTGAGATGAAAAGTCAATGGACAGCTGTCTGGGTGAAAATCTCTTCCAGTTGGATTGGCATCGTGCTGTATGTTTGGACACTCGTGGCACCACTTGTTCTTACAAATCGTGATTTTGACTGA